From the Ursus arctos isolate Adak ecotype North America unplaced genomic scaffold, UrsArc2.0 scaffold_9, whole genome shotgun sequence genome, the window AAAGTCATTCAGTCATGTGGTTGCAAAAGAAATTTCACattacaattataaaaataactagtAAGTCTTTAGGAGGAAaagaagtatctttttaaaaaataactaacaaAATTCTTTTCCATACAACATTTGGTGATAAAAGTAGAAACACTTTTAGattagaaaataacataaaataatataaaattttaaaggtatGCATCTAAAtagaataactttttaaagatgtttgttAGAAAGCTTTGAAACAACAGGCCTGTTAACATAGGACTAAATagctatttgaatatttttaactcAACTAGCTATCTTCAACCCACCACAGTCAAATAAATCAGAATAGATTTGAAAGAGTAGATATAAAAATCCATTAAGACAAATTAGAATTCACAGCTAAGTTCAGTAATAGCATTAATTCCTAGATCTGGCACTCTCATACGTCACAATAAGAGATGTATACCAAACTTAAAGAAAATCAAGTGCATCCTGGAGGAATATATACTTTCATACCAAATATTACTCAACCAACATATGGAGTACAAAACTGGAAGCATTTTAAGGTAAGAGCAGCACTACCATTCTGTAAACACCTGATtgtgagaaataaaagatatatatatatatataatgtttattctAACTATAGCTGGTTTACATATCACATGCCAAGCCTATAACTATTTGTTGTGAATGTAGTACAATGCAATATAAAATGCCTGGTCTTCTAGATATAGCTAAAAACAGTCACAAGCACACTTAACAGACACCACCACCCAAAATCAACTCTGCTTTCCTTCAAGAAAGGACAATCTTCAATATTAAAAGAGTAATATGGAATGGTAATATCATTAGTATAGGTTGCATAATCTGAAAGACTTGGTAAAATAATGAGTTAACACTGAAAATAGATAAAAGTGTCCATCCAGCCAAATGAAGTTGGTATTAAATGTTTAATAGCCTGTATATAACCTTGAGCATTGGAACCCAATGACTTGGATACAAGCACTTAAGGAGATAATGAATCTAGCTCAGTGTTTGTCAGAAAATACTACCAAACTTTCAAGTCCTAGTAGAGAGCATTAAAACACTTCTTGGCCCTGAATCAGAAAAGAATTCTGTTGGAGTTGATCCAAAAAAACTAACTTTAGTATGACTGGCAAACCTAGGTGACTAGAATCTGGCCTGAAAAGTCCAAGTTCCAAGAAAGAACTTGTGATTAAATTGGTCGTGTCAAACTTTTGAAAGTTTATTATGCTATCATTGGattgcaaaataattttctaattaacTTTATTTTAGTGTATAACATGTATCAGTCATTTTAAACACCTTTTAAAGTTCAGGCTGTGGGTGAAATTAGCGGCATGAAAACTGTAGAACTGTAGTTTATATACTGGAACATCAATTTCAGCTTACTTCCTCTCCCCTTGTGCCCCTGAGTTTCTGTACAGATGGGAAGAGAGTGGCAAACGGTTCAGCAATCCCAGACACTGCCATTTGCCAAATGTGTGATCTTggctatattatttatttcttctgagTCTCCATTCCCCTACCAGTATAATGGGGATTATTATAGTACCAATTTTATGGTATTTGAGAATACATGTAAAGTCCTTAGACCAGTGCTTGACATATAATAAAAGCTTAACAAATGTTAGCGGTTACAATTATAAAGTCATATTATACAAAGTTTATTATTGCTGTCaatattaaattttaacttttgttaTGTAATAAGTATAGTCGATTTAATTACaaattttgttgaaaaaactgtgtcaaaggggaaataaaaaatagtaagacCTCCTTCTACCTCTAAAACAGAGTGGACAAACAAGCTCatccattcattttgtttttatgaatagCACCGATAGTTTTCTTAAATATAGActgttaaacaaaataattatactcTGTATACTTATTACCTAAGCTGAAGggaatggaaatataaaaattgcaCAGTGCGGTTTCATTCactaatattaaaagaaatgctGTGCAAAATAATCTGTGAAAATATGCTACAGtctatataaaacattaaataaatgcatatacaATAGGATTCAAGATAAATTTTACATCACAAATTGGTTTTATATTGCATTTGGTTAGTCAATGACTAGAATACCACTTCAGAAGAACATTACTTAACCTGGGATTGTGTATTTTCCCCCACGGAATAATCAATGAAGAAGGCTTTAGGTTGCTTAGAGTTCTAGGACTTTTATGAATGAAGTTCATTAGTTATGTGAGTACTCTGCACATAGTTATTTGtaatacagatattttattttatttaacacttcTTCTGGCTCCAGAAGTTAAATATCCTAAATTCCAAATATCTCTCAAATTACCTTATTAGTTAAATCGCAAGAGTTTCCCACTGCAATAAACTATTTTAAGGGCATGTTTTCATAATTTAGAGACAACCTGTGTTCTCTTCATAATCAAAGTAAGAACATGTTCAAGTCCACAACTCTctaggggaaaaagaaaggccAACACTGTGAAAGATTCCAAAATGCAAGAATCTTAACCATTGAGCACTTATGCTCTTATCTTCTCTAACAAAAACCTCTAGCCATAAGAGAGTCAAAAGTTTATCTCATCTTCTAAAATGCTTGGAAATATACCCATGTTGGAATGACATAAATGTTTATGAGCTATAATGCTAATTAAAGGTCCCATTGATAAAGGATAAAATGTAAACAGTGATGCTAAAAAATGCTTtaattacttaatatatattgaaGAGATTCCAATTTTATATAAGCAATAAAATACCACCTTCCTTTAGGCAACTTTTCTATCAAACTTGAAGCTGTGCAACAATAATACTTTGATATAATTAAGACAATTAGATTTTTATCTACCACTACAACGAGCACTTTGTTTCTCAGTGAAGTGGTTTTCACAGGAAATTCagcactattttaaaaagacaatctAACACTAAGGCCCACTGTGCTGTGTTTTGTCATAGCTCCAAGGTTACTAGAACATAAAATGAGCACCTTCCAATCAAGCTTGCacctgtgcaaaaaaaaaaaaaagtcctttccaCTTCTCCAGTCAAAATAAAGTGCAATAAATTGTCTAGTTCCCAAACAGTGACTGAATTACCTAAAGAAATAGATACAATTAAAGCTGGTCTGTTTCTATCATAAGCTGTCTATGATAATTCTCCCTAACTCTACAGGCAAGTTTTAAAGCTTCTTGTGTCATGCCAAAGAACAAACGTTTGCCAAATGATGTTCCTGCTGCCATCCCAGCTGGCTTTTCATTTGTCCAAATAGCTCTCTAGTTGTGGCCCTCCTCATTTGATAAGCGCACTGATTACTGTGCGGgtcccatccccccagccccagtGACACTTGGTGTAGTCCTTGAACTTGATCCACAGAGCCCCCACCCGAAGCGCACTGCAAAAAGCACCATGCTAAATGCTTTCCAAATCCTCACCCTCATTCTCTCATTTCAGAAAACCACTGCGTTTCATTCCCGCTGGGAAAGTGGACTCAATCCCCCTTTTGCACCTGAGGGGCCCAGAAAGGAAACACaatcacatacacatacacacatactgacacgcacgcacgcacaagGTCCCTTCCTAATCTCCAACCCTGAGAGCAGAAGACATCCACTCTCGTTCCCTCCACCCTCCGCTGTTCAAAACACCTAGCAGTTACTGACAACTGGCGCGGGGGAAATCAGGTTTCTATGAGTCGATGGACACCTCTTTCCCACCAGCTGCTCTCACGCCCCGGCCCCGTGAGGAGCTCAGGAGGCAAGGTGGCCACTTCTCTCCTTGTCGCCTTCCGAAAATACCCGTAATTGTAAACTCCTGCGCCTGACCCGCACCAACTGGAGATGATCCTGGCATGCGCGGTAATGCCTCCTTGCCAAACTGCCCTCTGTAGGGACACCACTGAGACCCACATAAATTATTGACCCCCAGGAATTGcgtggaagcagagagaaggaagaggaccTATGCGCCCAGCTTTGTGCTCGAGTCTTTTCCCCGCCCTCCGCAGATGGGAGCCCAGCGCCTCCAAGAGCTGGGCAGGGTGAGAGGGCAAAATTAACGAAGTTAAGAAAGAGGACTGGTTGGGAACCGCGTGCTTCCGAGTTGAAGAAGACGGGAATCGATAGGGAGATCACAAGGAATGAAACCGTAAATTTTGACTGCAGGGTGACGGGGCTGTGCAGGGAAAGCCCCTCGCACTTAACTAGTTAACCAGCTCCCGCCCGGGACACTGGGCCCGTGTGGGTTCCAACCCGGCTCAAACCCGCCGCGGGTCGGCGAAGGGGCGGGGAGAAGTGGGAAATGCGGAGACTGGGAACTTACGGAAAAAGATGTACTCAGTGTAGCTGCTCCAGATCTTGTCGTCGCGGTACTGGTTGACGAAGGCGGCGGTGCCCGAGGAGTTACACGCCACCATGTGGAAGCCAGCCTCGGACAGGCGATCGAACGCCTGCTCCAAGTAGGTGAACTTGAGGTAGAAGCGGGACGTGTACTTCTCGGGCGGCCGGTCAGGGTCGCGGCTCTCGTTGAGCGTGTCTCCGAAGACCTCCTTGGCCAGCGCGATGCGCCCGCACACCATGATGCGCGCCACACGCCGGAACTTGGCGTCCGCCTGGTTGTCTCGCACGGTGGTGTAGGAGCCGCGGTAGCCGAGAGTGAGGAAGCCCGAGCGCTTGTCCGGcgcaccgccgccgccgccgtgcGCTCCCGGGCCCGAGGGCGCGGCTGCGGCCGCCCCACGCAGCAACAGCGCGTCGCTGCTGCCCTGGGAGACGTTGTCTTCCAGGTCGCTCTGGCAGCCCTCGTCGTTGAGTGAGTTCTGCTTGGTGACCTTGGGCGACAGCAGCTTGACGAGATCGGTGAGCTGGAAGTACTCGGCCTCGCGCAGGAGCCGCTCCTTCTCGGGGAAGTGCTCTGGCAGCGCGAGCTGCTTGTCCCGCAGATAATCCAGCACGTACCTGAAGAGGAAGCCGTCCCGGTCGATGAAGAAGCGCGCCCGGCTGTCCCTGGGCAGTTCTCCTCGGCGTCGGGCGCCGCCCCGGGGGCTGGAGGGCGAGAACATACTGGCCAGAGTGCTGTCCGGGACGCTGAGCAGCGTCGAGTGCTTGGTCACATAGACCTGGCctcccacattgagctccactACCTCGGGGAAGGGCGAGGGCACACAGGGCCCCGGGGCGGCGGCTGCAGACGCGCCCGGAGAGCTGGACGAGACCATCTCGCTAATCGGCAGGATGGTGCCGCCGCCACTGCCCGTGTCCTTCAAAGCCATGGTCCCCCCGCCGCCGGCCAAGTGACCCGGGAGAGCAGCACTTTCTCCTTCCCGAAGCCCGCACCTTCCACCGTCGGCAGCCCTCGGCCTTGGCTTGTGCCTGGTGCGCCCTCGGGCCGGGCGGCACGTTCCTTCGGCCGGGGCGTCCCGGTTCACGGCTcggggcagcggcggcggcggcggcgcccggGCTCCATCGGGGGAGCGAAGCGCGGGAGAAGAGCTCCGCGGGCGCCGCGGCGGCAGTGGAGGCGCGAGGAGGAGCGGCTGCTCCTTTGGGGTGACGGCAGGGAAGTGTGAGAGAGACTTGCGAGAGGCTCTTAGGCAGCCGCTCGGCGCCCCGCggggagggcgggaggaggggccggaGCAAAGAAAACTCGCCGCCCCAGCAGCTTGCGAGCGCGCAGCCAGCCCCAAGCGCGGACGGTGGCGCTAACTACTCCTCGCAGCCGGGGAGGCGGCACTGACGTCAAGCTCCGGACTGGGACCCGAGCCACAGCTGTCATTTAAAGAGATAGGCGCCAGCCGCTGGCTGCGGGGCTCCGACGctagggggcggggcgggggccgaGCTGGAGGAGATGCTACTTCGCAGCCTGCGCGGAAAGCGGGCAGGGAACCGAAAACACAGGGGGAGAAGGACAGCGTCTctccttcattcatttcattccttCCATCCGTccgtccttccctccttccttcttttccgtCTCCCCTTTCTTCCTTACCTTCCTCGCCCCTCTTCGCCCAGTAAAATTAGTTTggttggggagggaagagggtgtTTGtttgcccggggtggggggggggggttgtacgCTTGCTTTAAGGTGGGAAGTGGAGTAGGGAGCGGTGGGAGTCAGGGAGAAGGTAGGAAAGTTTGGATTATAAGAAAAATGCGAGGCTCCTAATCTGAAATTACTACAAATGTTGGCGTGCGAGCGGTGATTGCAGACTACATGGCTGTGAATCTCTGGCGGCGCTTTTACCATAGTTTTTGAAGTGAAGGGCGAAATGCCCGAACCTCTATTGCAATTAATTGTCATGATTGCATGTTTAACTGCATGCGCTACGTATATCTGAAGAATCTTTAAAATCTGATTTCGGTTCACAAAATTAATAAAGGATTGTACGTAACCGtaactgttttcttctttaatcttttcattatttgattcatagtaaatacttaataaatgtttttggaGGAAAAGACGCAACCAGGGAGGAAACTTACTCTCCGTTCCTACTGTCCAATTCTGATCAGTGCCTTGGTTaatctctccattttcctttcaacTCCACAGGGCAAGAGAAATGGCTTGTTTAATTAGTCTTCTAACACCAAGAGTCAGGCcacaaatgaaaattatatgaattaaAGCTCACCCTAATTTCCACCTGTACATAGCACAGGTACGGTCTGCAAGATCAGCAGTATTTGTGATAAAGAGTTAGGATAGGGGCGCCTGCGGGGCTCAATTCAGCAAGAACAGACTCTTGATCccggctcagatcataatctctgggtcatgatctctgagtcatgatctcagaatcatgatctcagggtcatgatctcagtgccaTGAGATATGGCCAAGCCCCTGGATGGCTGgctctgggtgtggaggctgcttaagattctccctctccctttgcccttccctcccttaaaaaaaaaaaaaagaattacttaggATAGCAGTGCAAATGAGAAATCTCCCTTCTTGTGGCTATCCACCTGGGGCATCCTTTGTGTTCAAAAACATAAAGAATCATTGATTATAAAGTACAAAAGTGAAAAGAGTATACTGCAGAACAAAGTAGTTTGTTTCAATGATTGTAATAATATTACAGATGAATTTTATGCACTAATAGATAAAGTAATGTGTAGActttagtgtcttttttttaattctaaatgcCTACTAAGGATTCCTTCTCtgaatccaccaaaaaaaaaaaaaaaagtactggatTTGAGATAACAGGACTAACCTCAAATTTTTATGAATAATACATTATTCTTTGGAGCActacaaataatatttaattaattgatCATTATAAGCAACATCCACAGAAAATGTTATATCAATTTTGAAGTTAGGTTACCTGAGACTGAGAGAACCTAATGGACCAATGAAGGAACACAGCACATATCTGCCAAGACTGAGACTGGAAATTGGGTTTACAGTATACATCTTCGTGCACCCTTATAGAAGCCTATTGCCCCCCCAAATTTATAAACTGATCTAATTAAGAAGTAGAATTGACTTTCAccttattcatttaaaaactaaCAGCACAAactatttagaatttaaaataatagttccTGGAAAATGAATTAATAGGAGCTTTATAACctttatagatgaataaataataatgccTCAAACCACTACTAATGAAGCCCATTTATCATAAGGGAAATATCCCTAATGATAAGTATGGTACAGACCATGGAATTGCAATGAAGTGGACATataatacatatgcatatgtatttatgaATATGAGGTCTCCAATATTATCAGgttaaaatccattttaattttttaattacataaaatatgctTATAAGATAAATGGTCTAAAATTCATACTCTAAATGAATCATCTTAGAAATTCTTAATGAATTGCATTGTGTGATAtattgcttcttaaaataattccttCAATGTTGATTGAACATTTCTCCTTAATCTTTTCTCTCCCCGTATGCCTCTGTCTCTCACTCCCTCCCAGAACTAAACCCTCAGACCAAAGGCCAAACTAAACAAACTGCAGGTCcagaatgtctttctttctttctgctagaAATGCCTTTCCTTTTCTACCAGTTCCCTAATCCTTTCTCCCTGTTTATCTCTTCCCTGAGGTCTCAGCTTAAATAGCACTTTCTCTGGAAATCTTCAGCCTTTTATAAAACAGGTGTTCCCACAGCATTCTGCGTTCACACATGGGCAGGGTTTATCACACTGATGTGTCATTGTCTCTCATTAAATTGTAAGTATGGCATATAACCATATGCACTATTCTATCCCCAGCATGGTGCCCAGCCCATAAGagaaattttctatttgttgaatgTTTACTGCATATAAATATGTTCATATCATGAATGGATGGCAAAGCGTCAACTCTGTGCTAGACGATGGGCTATACGAGGAGAGTGCAGAGATAAGTAGGACTTGGTCCTTCAAAATTCTAATTAGGAAAAGTGAGAACAGAATCTGATCAAAACAATctaaaagagaagggaaaatgaaagagaTCTACACTATTGGAACAATCATTCTGATGAACTGAGCAATCAACACCAAATACTAtccaggcatacctcattttattgcacttcacagatactgcattttttaaaattgaaggttagtggcaaccctgcattgagcaagtctattggcaccatttttccaaaagcatttacTCACTTCgtatctctgtgtcacattttcaCAATTCTCacaaaatttcaaactttttcatcattattgtatttgttgcagtgatctgtgatcagtgatctttgatgtacTATTGTAGTTGTTTTGGGGTGTCACAGTCCACGTCTATATGAAGTGGCAAACTTGATAAACACTCTATGTTCTGTCTGCTCCACAGACCAGCTATTCcgccatctctcttcctctcctctggcctccctattgctgagacacaacaatatcgaaattaggccagttaataacTCTACAATGGCCTCTTAAGTGTTCATGTGAAAGGAAGAGCCCCACTCTCTCACTTCACATCAAAAGCTacaaatgattaagcttagtgaggaaggcatgttgaaagttGAGATAAGCTAAAATCTAGGGCTCTTGTGCCCAACAGGTAACCAAGTTGTGAgtacaaaggaaaagttcttgaaggaaattaaaagtgctactccagtgagcACATGAATGACAAGAAAGCAGAACAGCCTTATCACTGATATGCAGAAAGgttgagtggtctggatagaagatcccaccagccacaacattcctcCAAGCCAAAGCCTCATcgagagcaaggccctaactctcttcaactCTATGAAGGcagggaggtgaggaagctgcagaagaaaagtttggagctagcagaggttggttcatgcaatttaaggaaagaagccatctctatAACATCAAaatgcaaggtgaagcagcaagtgctggtgtagaagctgcagcaagtgaTCCAGAAGATGTAGGTAAGATAATTCAGGAAGTGTCCAActaacaacagattttcaatggaGACAAAACAGCCTTATATtggaagatgccatctaggactttcatagctagagaagagaagtcaatgcctggcttcaaagcttcaaaaggCAAGATGACTCTTGTTAgaggctaatgcagctggtgaattgaagttgaagccaatgctcatttaccattctgaaaatcctagggcccttaagggCCCTGTgagtgctctataaatggaaaaacaacacGGGGATGGCAGCATATCTgattacaacatggtttactgaatattttaagcccacggTTGAGACCTACTGTTcagaaaaaatattcctttcaatATATGATTGCTCATTGACAATACACCTGGTCAGCCAAGGACTCTGATGGAGATGTATAGTGacattaatgttgttttcatgcctgctgaCACAACATCCATTCTCCAGCCCATGGGCAACTGTCATTTTGACTTTTAAGTCTTAatacttaagaaataatttttataaagctaTAGCTGCCACAGAATGGTGATCCCTCTGATGGATCCGAGCAAAGTAAATCTGAAAATCTTCTGGAACGGATTCAGGATTCTAGATGCCATTAGGAACATTTGTGATTAATttgaagaggtcaaaatatcaacattaacaggagtttggaagaagggGATTCCGATCCCCATGGATGGCTTTCAGGTATTTAATACATCAGTAGAGGAAGTAACTGATGTGGTGAAAATAGTGAGAGGACtggaattagaagtggagcctgaagatgggactgattTGCTGCAATCTCATCATATAACTGGAACAGATGAGGAGTTGCTCCCTGCTCCTTTTGAATCAgcaaaaaaagtggttttttgagatgaaatctactcctggtgaagatgctgtgaagactgtggAAGAGGTAACCAAGAATTTACAATATCACGTAAAcatagttgataaagcagtggcagggtttgagaagaCTGACTCCAATTCTGAAAGCCCTACTGTAGGTAAAACGTTATCAAAGAACATTCattgcatgctacagagaaatcgttCATAAGAGGAAATCAATCCATATGGCAAACTTCATtgtcatattttaagaaattcccacaagggtacctgggtggctcagtcagttaagcatctgccttcggctcaggtcatgatctcaggttctgggatcaagccccacatcgggctccctgctcaatggggagtctatttctccctctccctctgcctctacccccagcttgtgctctctctcttgctcactctctctcccaaataaataaataaaatcttaaaaaaaaaaaaaaaaacaaagaaagaaattcccaCAGCCACCCTGACCTTCACCAACCATTACCCTGATCAGTTAGCAGCCATCAACACAGAGGTGAGACCCACACCAGCAAAAAGAGTATGACTCATTGAAAGCTTAGGGGATGGTTAACATATTTTagcaagaaagtatttttaattaaggtacatACACTATGGGTTTTCTTAGACATGGTGCTATTGCATGCTTAATAGAcaacagtatagtgtaaacataacttttacatgcactGAATCAAgcaaaattcatttgactcgctttattgcagtggtctggaacagaacccacaatatctctgaggtatgcctataATCAAAGCCATTTTGCTCTAAGCTGCAGACCCCAGTGGTGCTCC encodes:
- the KCTD8 gene encoding BTB/POZ domain-containing protein KCTD8; translated protein: MALKDTGSGGGTILPISEMVSSSSPGASAAAAPGPCVPSPFPEVVELNVGGQVYVTKHSTLLSVPDSTLASMFSPSSPRGGARRRGELPRDSRARFFIDRDGFLFRYVLDYLRDKQLALPEHFPEKERLLREAEYFQLTDLVKLLSPKVTKQNSLNDEGCQSDLEDNVSQGSSDALLLRGAAAAAPSGPGAHGGGGGAPDKRSGFLTLGYRGSYTTVRDNQADAKFRRVARIMVCGRIALAKEVFGDTLNESRDPDRPPEKYTSRFYLKFTYLEQAFDRLSEAGFHMVACNSSGTAAFVNQYRDDKIWSSYTEYIFFRPPQKIVSPKQEHEDRKHDKVTDKGSESGTSCNELSTSSCDSHSEASTPQDNPPSAQQATAHQPNTLTLDRPSKKAPVQWMPPPDKRRNSELFQTLISKSRETNLSKKKVCEKLSVEEEMKKCIQDFKKIHIPDYFPERKRQWQSELLQKYGL